The sequence AAAAACTTGGGAGTAGAACCAACACAGAGGGAGACTATCAAGATTTGCTCCTTTGTGTTGGGCCCATTCCTGGTTTTAGATAAAACTACCCTCCAAGATACCACATATGTACCCTCTCTCATACTGTAGGTAGATCTCCACAACACTGATGGGCAATATGGGGCAGAGCTACAAGGAATGACATTTGTTTGTTTCTTCCCCAGATAGAATGGCCGGATTCCCCTATTTGccagtggagatgagggaggaacTGGTGGCTGGAGTAAACTACGTCAAGACGCTCGCCAACAGATTCCAGAAACTGGATCCGGCCGTGGTTGATTTCTTTGGCTACAAACTGGCTGAGATACTCTGCAAAAAATATACAGGTCATTGGTACCCCGAAAAGCCAATGAAAGGCAATGCCTACAGGTAACTTATCCAGTCTTTTTATGGGCTTATATCTGGGCTTCTGGTCCATCTACTTCTCTCAAATCCTATACTTGTCTACTAACATTAGtaaatcaaaactttttaaattaaGACTATTGCCATCTGCAGAAACTTCCATATTGTTCCATTGGTATCCCCAGAAagtatttatattgtatattagaTCGTCATTTTTATTGGTCCATTGACATTGTCTAAACTTTTGCAATTGTACTATCTTCATCTCCAGAAATATTGCCCTATCAGTCCATTGCATGTTTTCTCTATTGGATCTAATGTCTCATTGTTGCCTTTCAGGTGTATTATGGTGGACAGAGAAAACAGGGATGAGAGTATTTTGCAGGCCTGTGCCCTCAGTGGCCTGAAATACAATGACCTGTCCCTACCCAAAACAATGAGCCTGTGGATCGACCCTTATGAAGTGTCCTGCCGGTGAGTATGGTCTCTGTGTGTAATACTCAGGGTTGGTGTTTGATGATTTCCAGGACTAATAAACTGTATTTTACGGACAGGTTGAGTGATGAGAATCATCCGTACACAGTGGCCAGCTTCGACCCAAGAACAGTACGTGTTCCAGAGCCTTCAGGACCATCAGTAGAACGGCAACAACCCTCCTCCAACCGGTCCACACCTACACCGGATGAAGACTCCTCCATATGGAGCTTATCTGTCCCGTCATCTCCAAGCCTCAATGGTGATGAGAGTGACAGCGGGATAGATGCCAACAGTAAGGGAACTACTACCCCTCTCGTGGTAGGTAGCCCAATGGAGGAGCAAATCTGGGGTAACACAGCAGTAAATAAGGTAAGAAATTCTTTACATTCTGATGGTGGAGACCACATTATAGTCATCTGTCATTGGTCACTGCAGGTGTAAATCCAGCCTATACTGACAATGCTAAGGAGCCACTACAGCTATGCCAAGTGCACCACAGCTGTATTCCTATGGGGCAGATTCATTGTAGACATTTCACTCACTGAAAATCCATCCTATGGCCACATTCACATGGCTGTTTATTGACAACGATCGATTACGTAAATGCATATGGAACAATTCTACGGCCACAGTTCATTAAACAGCGGCTGTAGAAAATAGGCTGTGCGCACAGTGTATAGTATGGctcctggccgtactttacaccGTAATCaatagtaatatagtatatattggAATATAGCCCATAttctaattaaaataaaatcatGTAAGACAGCCGCCATTGTTTGATAtggccatgtcaaacaatggccgctgtcttTACCCTTTGTGAATATGGTCTATACATGTAAATGGGGTTATTTCTGAGGGAACCGCATGGATTTCTGTAACTCCTAACTATAGGACAATTATTTTATTGATGTTTTTATGACTTCACTAACCCTCAGTTCTCTTCTGTTTTCAGATATCTACAGCCGTGTTCAGAACCCCATCCCCTCTCTGGATCCCACCATGGAGAGCCCCCCAGTTCTACCAGAGTTTAATTTCTAAACCGCACCAGGATATTTGGATGTAGTCACCTTGGGATgctggtgcggggggggggggggtgcttggggatatataatatattttatagtaCAGAGATGTTACAGagtatttttttaatcttcataTTGTAATAAAGATCTTGGAATAAATTTGCTGTTGTGTGATGTATTCATGTATATGTAGGGGATCGGTGGCCCTCATCCATCATTCCCATCTTCCCTATGTGACTAATGTTCAGTAACACCTCAGAATGGCTGATACACCTaagataaaaagtgtgtgtgtgtgtgtgtgtgtgtgtacgtttTCCAGCTTATCGGCTGTTGCAGATaatgaacaaatttacagtatGAATGAATtgaatcactttgttagctcggcaatctgcttttgaagcccatccctggtgcctggaaaagcatGATCCACTCCTGCAAAACCtttgccaggactggatccagcttttccaggcacccagggctgAGCAGCATAGACTTCAAAGGCAGAAGGCTGATAATCAGATTGCTGAGGTAACAAAGTGATTCGCTTCATatgtactgtagattcgctcatctctactgataatcgGCCCATATAAAAGGGTTCTTAAATTCACTGAACCCAAAACTAATGAATCAGTTCAACAATTTAGAAGTCATAAGAGGCATTTCACTGCCCAAGTGTTCTGCTTCCTCTGagaacttaaccccttcccccaatatgacgtccagggacgtcatgaaaagcagtgtcagaacgcatcatgacgtccctggacgtcatgatttccctgcctcccccctctgtccctaggtgagatctggcagcgggaggaggccgTCTcaaacagcctcctcctgctgccactgcccagagaggagccgtgctccccccgggcagttaaccccatagacgccgcggtcggtgcgaccgcagcgtctatgggaagaTATGCTCCTGTCTGACGATCGGGTGCCtgagaggaggctgcggcacgtgagccccccatgcagcgccacctccccgtgctcccccgcccccttcctgtgctcccccatcctGAGCCCCCCCCCTGCCGATCCGGTGCCTGGGAGGAagctgcggcacatgctgctgcgctccccccaggctGCCCTTCCTCTTCCGAGGAGGTCTGTGGTTGAGACaagtgacgcactgcggccacatatgggggatttctagaaacattagaATAAGCGGAATAtttagttccatttctcagttattatttgctgtgttagaggaaaaaaaatggattcaaatagaatatctgccaaaaaaaatgaaaatgttaaatttcctctccaacttgcttaaatttctgcaaaacacctaaagggttaataaacttatgaaaggttactttgaatactttatggggtgcagtttttacagtggagagatttatgggggtaactaacatataggccccacaaatccacttcagaactgcactggtccctaatgaaatctgaatttgaaattttcctgaaaattagaaaaattgctgcaaaatttcaaagccctctaacatcctaacaagtaaaaggacgttcaccaaatgacgtcaccataaagtagacatgttatagatgttgcagtaataattagttcatgtggcatgactatctttcttaggaagagagagttttgaagataaagaaacataaatttttttaatttttgtgcaaatgttgtgttttttacaaaaaaactactgagtgtatcaaccaaagtataccacaaacataaagaggaatatgtcacgaaaaaaaaaaaaaatctcagaataaccgtgataattaaaaggtcagatttgaaaaataggccctggtcatttaggccaaaacaggctgaagaggcaaggggttaataacctGGGCAAAAATTTAAAATATGAGCAGGAGGTGgtggaaacttaaaaaaaaaaaaaaaaaaaaggtatacttaCTTGTCCATATGTTTCTAGTCACCGGTTGGGCTCCTTAATCTCCCATGTCTTCACAGCATCACAGGAACTACTCGCTCAGCCAgggtgactgcagagatgtccctggtcactgattggctgagctgggtaTTGAAGTCATAGGGACAGGAGCTTCCGGAGCTCAGCAAGTGATTGAACGGTGACTCTGCACTACAGAGGCACACGAATGGGaaggtatagcttctttattatgttctcaccACCCCTGCCCACCCTGGACATTCAAATTttgcccggaatacccctttaataacatttaaattttttttgcatctttGCTCCTggaagaactataacttttctgGAGAGCTAAAGATACATAATAAATTGTAATATTTAAGACATATATATCAAATCTCTATCCGTATGCAGTATATTACAAGATAAATgttgcaaatagctgaaatgttgTGCACTGGTGTGAATAAACTTCACCGAAAACATTGAAGTACTGTTTCCATATTGTAtttttggatagatagataaataggtagaTATCTGTCATTTAGGTTAGGTCTTAACTAGAATGACAGCAGCCGCCTAGCAGTTGTTACAGGGCCCAGGATAATGAGTGTGGGTCCCGGCCGCCTTATCTCCAAAACTGAGGAAACAGTGGAGAACGCACAGTAACACAGTAAGgcggacagatttttttgagccaaagccaggagtggactataaacagaacaggtaacAATGGAAGTATTGAGATTCcttgtcttttcaaatccactcctggctttggcttacaagaatctgtcacataatcttttggtgtaatagggccccaaggcccagaggcggggggggggggtggagtgttGTATATTCATAGCTAATATATACTTGTGTATGCAGTATAAATGCTgcaagtatatatgtatgtgtgcagttgatTACTAAttattaatgggggggggggggttgctagaaATGGCCCTGATAATAGATAGATCCATCAAGTTATGAACAATCACAGCACAGAAATATAAATGAAAGAAATTAAAGAAAATATTGTTTCAATTTATAGTATTAAACAATGCAATGCTTCAGCCAGTGTACTGTTTCAAGATAGACAAATAGAGCAGTAGGGAGGCAAGTAATTGGGTGAATGGACATTATCTAATCGTGTGACATGGGATACTATTTTGGAGGGAAAGTGAGAATACCATGGACGACGACCCCCGGTGTGATGTTTTGGGCGCAGTTTGTCCCTACTCAATAGACTTGTGTTACGTAAATCAGATTGtaagcataaaaaaacaaacatacatgtCTACATTATATTAACAACAAGAAGGATAAAGTAGGAGAAGAGAAACTTCAGGtctatgcaaaaaagaaaaatggaaaaaaggaggatgggggggggggggcatcccatGGACAAAGGCAAGaaaatatataaacaataaaaaatgagtTGTTCAAGTTGtagaggcaaaaaaaaatatgaacCTGGGTTACTGTTTTATCAAAACCTTGTCTGGATCCTGGCATGGAGAACCTCCCAGTACTACCACAACCTCCATCCCGACCCCCAGCAAGATTACTGGATGTAGTCACTATGGGGTGCCGCTGCCCAGAGGTGTAGGctatagggggtgtatatacacacacaatagatTGATAGTacagggttgttgttttttttttttttttaaatagaaaatatgAATCTTtatattgtaaggctatgttcacacacttattttagtaaaataacggaccatattttcagtcttcaatgatttccattgtaGCCAGTAGAAACGACCGTTAggtcacacaatgcatagaacaGGCGTTGTTCGCAGCGGCTGTCAAATaatgttattttaagttgttcggACACTTTTTTTGGctgtcctttcaccgtcttttgtacaaaattcaatggacctttaaaaataAGCCACATCCAAAAGGGTGTTGAAAACACCCATCATTCTGTAGCAatggccgtcattgcaatgacTGCTGACAATGTATgttaaataacggccatggttttGAGTTTTAAACAATGACTGGCGAAAAAGATTACTATGTTGCTGTCTGGTTTATAATATGTAAGAAATTTATCATATGAATAGGGCCCCATCACATTGAGTGGAGTCCGCAGCGCGGTTTCCACTCTGAATTTCTGCCCGTTTTGCTAACTGTGAACGTAACCAAACACCACAGAATAGACAGAATTATTATGTAGTGTACAGATCTGTACTGTGGACCATACAGGCCTGTATACATAGAGTAGAGTAGAGAATAGATATTATCTCTGTTGctccaagcaaccaatcacagcacagctttcaatTTACCacatgactttaaaaaaaattaaagctgcactgtgattggttgctataggggaCAGAGATGACGACAGACTTTCATTAAACAAGGCCTGAGCTCAGTCAGTTCACCTCTATGAGCAAAACACTGAGTATAGACTGTATCTCTCCATTGTCTGTTTCCTATCTATCgtacatatatgtatatcatattactattatatagtatgGTGTTACCATATTATATAGATGGATTGTATATGATCTGTAGTTATATTCAGGATATTCCTGTGGTTGTGTATGAGCACAGGCCTctatagtgaccccaccagtgacagcagggggcacatTATCCGGTATATAGGTGTGCACcacccatgtatacagtatatctatataaCAATAAATGTCACTTTACACATCTTTGTGCAGGTACAGTTCTGGTAATGAAGCCACATTATCCGTATACACATCTTTTATCCCCATACACTTTCTCTGATTGTTCCTGGGGCGGTATGGGCCCTGCCATCTGCATATGAAATACCCTGTGTGTCCTGGCATCCTCCCAGACAGGTGTGAACTCTCCACAGAGTCCATTGTGTCTCAGTTACTTCAATTGGGTCAATGAAATAACAGAAGCCCAGACCCCGACCCCAATACCTGACCGTCTGCTGAAGAGGGCGAGGAGTATTTACAGAaccttttatttaattatttttttttagaaagattCCCATTCCCTGCTCCCCTTCACACACCTATAGAGTAACAAACTTCTATATCTATTATTTGTTGAAAGTTACTAAGTTATATGTCAGTtccactttatttaaaaaaaaaaaaaaaaaaaaaagtattggttaaagaaaatcagcaaaaaaaaaaaaaaaaaaaaaaaactccagaggGGGTAAAAGTTTTGCTTGTACAAAATAAGTTGCCAACAAGCATGAAAAATATAACATGTTTTATACCATGTAGGTGTATTCCCAAGAATGATGATAGAACTAAAGATATAAGTAGTAAAACTTCAAgtttatataaaaagaaaattgaGAGAGAAGCGTCCCATGGACAAAGAGAGGAAACATATGACGACTAATAGTGAGAGGTTCATCCAGCTGTAAAGTCGATATAACAGCCAGGGTTACAACGTTTTATCAAACCCTCATACTATCAGATCTAAGAGTACACTAACAAAGCAGAATCTTAGATTTCCTCTCCATAACTATAGTAATGGATAACTGGTGTCTTTTATTAGGAAACTATGTATTCTCACAACCATATTATTTCTCAGGGTTTGTGTGTCCGATTATTGTATTTTGCTGGTTTATTACCTTGTAAGAACACAGCGGGGGGTTAGAAAAGGGGAGTCTGATGAATGTGAGATAATAATCCCACTACCGGACGTCCATCAAATAGGAGTATAGGACCCTATTGCCTGACAGCCCCTAGAGGTTGAATAAATAGTATTGAGGTGTTCAGGGAGCAAGTGAGATCCATGTCGCACTAAGCTAGAGAGACTTGTTAGCTTAATTAGTTTAAAGAAATCCAATTTTTTGGTACTTTTAACTCTGCAAGAACTACAACGTTTTAGGGAGATCTAATATGAGAGACGTGTATTATAGACTGatagtggagatttatcaaacatggtgtaaagtgagactggcccagttgcctctagcaaccaatcagattccacctctcattcctcacagactctttggaaaatgaaagctggaatctgattggttgctaggggttttactttaaaccatgtttaatAATTCTGCCCTATAGGTGTATACAGATAGCAACAGATGTGatatagataggaagatagattgGTCAGAATCATTCTCCGCATGCAATCTGagttaaagtagaaaaaaaaatccctatatatatatatatatatatatatatatatatatatatatatatatatatatatatacacacacacacacgtaattGTACAATGTAACACTTCATCTTCTGTACGTCTTGCAGACTTTTTCAAGATATAAGACAGACAGACAAGTAAAGAGTTGGGTCAATAGACATAAACCAATCATGTGATACCAGACAGCTGATACTATTTTGGAGGGAAAGACAATTAATTGTGGTGTTGTGGATGGAGTCTGTTACTACTGAATAGACTTGTGTTATGTAAATCTGATTGACACTACCGAATACATATAATGGTGTAGGAGCCAATCATAGGAACCCTGGACCCTCCACATCTCTCCCTCCAGAGATATATATAGCAGGGTCATGTCTTTATGCCCATACACTGTCCTGGTACAGACCCTGCACCTTCACATCTTCCAGAGCTTCATCTCATCCATCACCTGTAAGGTAAGTGTCCAGTGACCCTGGTCTGCAATAGAAAATTATAGGCTTAGGTTATTTTATTCTGGTCATTGTTAATTTAGTAGATTTGTCTGATAATGAGCTTTCTTATCATTGAGAAACTTTAAAATAGTAatatacaaatataatatataaataataaaaattttagtaATCTTTTGGTGTAACTTTATAGAAACTTTATATATAAAGCCCTAATA is a genomic window of Dendropsophus ebraccatus isolate aDenEbr1 chromosome 12, aDenEbr1.pat, whole genome shotgun sequence containing:
- the LOC138768800 gene encoding protein BTG4-like; translation: MREELVAGVNYVKTLANRFQKLDPAVVDFFGYKLAEILCKKYTGHWYPEKPMKGNAYRCIMVDRENRDESILQACALSGLKYNDLSLPKTMSLWIDPYEVSCRLSDENHPYTVASFDPRTVRVPEPSGPSVERQQPSSNRSTPTPDEDSSIWSLSVPSSPSLNGDESDSGIDANNIYSRVQNPIPSLDPTMESPPVLPEFNF